Proteins encoded by one window of Raphanus sativus cultivar WK10039 unplaced genomic scaffold, ASM80110v3 Scaffold0193, whole genome shotgun sequence:
- the LOC108848973 gene encoding LOW QUALITY PROTEIN: (DL)-glycerol-3-phosphatase 2 (The sequence of the model RefSeq protein was modified relative to this genomic sequence to represent the inferred CDS: deleted 2 bases in 1 codon) — translation MLSASPTRFVAQRISFRSSNTIPTILLPPFPRGFQQRSLTKASLNARIVAAMSTTTTTTAVNAVTDAGRGNITHVIFDMDGLLLDTEKFYTEVQEKILARYNKTFDWSLKAKMMGRKAIEAATLFVEECGISDSLSPEAFIVERESMLQDLFPTSDLMPGASRLLRHLHGKGIPICVATGTHTRHFDLKTQRHRELFSLMHHIVRGDDPEVKQGKPAPDGFLAAARRFEDGPVDPRKALVFEDAPSGVMAAKNAGMNVIMVPDPRLDKSYCGVADQVLASLLDFKPEEWGLPPFEDSQN, via the exons ATGTTATCAGCATCTCCAACTAGATTCGTTGCTCAAAGAATCTCATTCCGATCATCTAATACGATTCCGACAATCTTACTTCCTCCCTTTCCCAGAGGTTTCCAGCAGAGATCGTTGACCAAAGCTTCACTAAACGCTCGAATCGTAGCAGCTATGtcgaccaccaccaccaccaccgccgtcAACGCCGTCACAGACGCCGGCAGAGGTAACATCACTCACGTCATATTCGACATGGACGGGCTCCTTCTAG acacTGAGAAGTTTTACACGGAGGTACAGGAGAAGATACTTGCTAGATACAATAAAACGTTTGACTGGTCTTTGAAAGCCAAGATGATGGGTAGGAAAGCCATAGAAGCTGCCACGCTTTTCGTCGAAGAATGTGGAATCAGCGACTCTCTTTCACCAGAAGCCTTCATTGTAGAGAGAGAGTCAATGCTGCAAGACCTCTTCCCTACAAGTGACCTTATGCCAG GAGCTAGCAGACTTCTCAGACATCTCCATGGGAAAGGAATCCCAATTTGTGTAGCCACAGG TACACACACACGACATTTTGATCTGAAAACGCAAAGACACCGGGAGCTTTTCTCCTTGATGCATCACATAGTGCGGGGAGATGATCCAGAGGTGAAGCAAGGGAAGCCTGCTCCTGACGGTTTTCTTGCTGCTGCCAGG AGATTTGAG GACGGGCCTGTAGATCCACGCAAAGCTCTGGTGTTTGAAGATGCTCCTTCCGGTGTCATGGCAGCTAAAAACGCTGGAAT GAATGTAATAATGGTACCGGATCCGAGATTGGACAAGTCCTACTGTGGTGTTGCCGATCAAGTTCTAGCCTCTCTTCTAGATTTCAAACCAGAGGAATGGGGCTTACCTCCGTTCGAGGATTCACAAAACTAA
- the LOC130501421 gene encoding xyloglucan endotransglucosylase/hydrolase protein 14-like has product MAVPATKKPLLLSFLGFGFFVLVASAGSFYESFDITWGDGRADIYESGQLLTCTLDKVSGSGFQSKREYLYGKIDMKLKLVAGNSAGTVTAYYLSSKGATWDEIDFEFLGNLTGQPYTIHTNVFTGGKGDREMQFRLWFDPTAGFHTYTVHWNPLNIIFLVDGIPIRVFKNNEKNGVAYPTSQPMKIYSSLWEADDWATQGGRVKTDWSNAPFRAHYRNFDDKSSCSRTSNLTWVTCDGNKNSWMWTTLNDRQIGQMNWVQKEFMIYNYCTDYKRFPQGFAKECYL; this is encoded by the exons ATGGCGGTTCCCGCGACAAAAAAGCCTCTGTTGTTGTCTTTCCTCGGCTTTGGCTTCTTTGTTCTCGTTGCATCTGCCGGAAGCTTCTACGAGAGCTTTGATATCACTTGGGGAGATGGTCGTGCCGACATATACGAGAGTGGACAGCTTCTCACTTGCACTCTTGACAAGGTCTCCGGCTCAGGGTTTCAGTCCAAGAGGGAGTACTTGTACGGTAAGATCGACATGAAGCTCAAGCTCGTCGCTGGAAACTCAGCTGGAACCGTAACCGCCTACTAC CTTTCGTCTAAAGGTGCGACATGGGATGAGATTGACTTTGAGTTCTTGGGAAATCTCACAGGACAGCCTTACACTATCCACACCAATGTCTTCACCGGTGGTAAAGGTGACCGCGAGATGCAGTTCCGCCTCTGGTTCGATCCCACCGCTGGTTTCCACACCTACACCGTCCACTGGAACCCTCTTAACATCAT CTTCCTTGTGGATGGGATCCCAATTCGGGTGTTCAAGAACAACGAGAAAAATGGAGTGGCATACCCTACGTCCCAACCCATGAAGATATACTCAAGCCTTTGGGAAGCTGATGACTGGGCCACGCAGGGCGGTCGCGTGAAGACAGACTGGAGCAACGCACCATTCAGAGCACATTACAGGAACTTCGACGACAAAAGCTCATGTAGCAGGACATCAAACTTGACATGGGTGACTTGTGACGGAAACAAGAACTCGTGGATGTGGACCACTCTCAATGACCGCCAGATCGGTCAGATGAACTGGGTGCAAAAAGAATTCATGATCTACAACTATTGTACCGATTACAAGAGGTTCCCTCAGGGTTTTGCCAAGGAGTGTTACCTTTGA